One Drosophila virilis strain 15010-1051.87 chromosome 5, Dvir_AGI_RSII-ME, whole genome shotgun sequence DNA window includes the following coding sequences:
- the LOC6625878 gene encoding fas apoptotic inhibitory molecule 1 isoform X1, translating to MSFLSPTLRMENLSTVPIMSLDHVPEAERYNKENIVAQWCAPINGKMYRIELEHGTTSGRRMIWVNGREVLRRDWMFKLVGEDTFEIDQARCIIRVDPAPGFKYEYSLYIDGKPHAQYAEELTRLYRLWLCTCGTEQAGTTDASQEYRIMLKLDTLSLYVNDELREEMAVFVHGGTDTSFVLQDTQFVLQARSSGNKHDGIVHTLLVNGVPVPEAKIQQIMQEPVSILQTN from the exons ATGTCGTTTCTGTCGCCAACGCTGCGCATGGAGAATCTGTCAACAGTGCCCATCATGAGTCTGGACCATGTGCCTGAGGCAGAGCGCTACAACAAAGAGAACATCGTTGCCCAATGGTGTGCGCCCATCAATGGCAAG ATGTACCGCATCGAACTGGAGCACGGCACCACAAGTGGACGCCGCATGATCTGGGTCAATGGTCGG GAGGTGTTGCGTCGAGACTGGATGTTTAAGTTGGTTGGCGAGGATACGTTTGAAATCGATCAGGCGCGATGCATTATTCGCGTTGATCCCGCGCCCGGTTTCAAATATGAATACTCGCTGTACATAGATGGCAAGCCGCACGCTCAGTACGCCGAGGAGCTGACACGGCTATATCGCCTCTGGCTCTGCACATGCGGCACGGAGCAGGCTGGGACAACGGATGCGTCCCAGGAGTATCGCATCATGCTCAAGCTGGACACGCTCAGCTTGTATGTAAACGATGAGCTACGCGAGGAGATG GCCGTTTTTGTGCACGGCGGCACGGATACGAGCTTTGTGCTGCAGGACACACAATTTGTATTACAGGCACGCTCAAGCGGCAACAAACACGACGGCATCGTGCACACCCTGCTCGTTAACGGCGTGCCTGTGCCGGAAGCAAAGATACAGCAAATCATGCAGGAACCCGTCTCCATACTACAAACAAACTAA
- the aPKC gene encoding atypical protein kinase C isoform X7 yields MIIWSGFCEAAQIYSTQTATFMSGGFSLFPNVPQAPGLSCDGEDRSIYRRGARRWRKLYRVNGHIFQAKRFNRRAFCAYCQDRIWGLGRQGFKCIQCKLLVHKKCHKLVQKHCTDQPEPLVKERAEEASDPMPVPLPPLPYEAVGGATDSYEPHEHAHIVVPPPPEDSMEPATQRQYSLNDFELIRVIGRGSYAKVLMVELKRTRRIYAMKVIKKALVTDDEDIDWVQTEKHVFETASNHPFLVGLHSCFQTPSRLFFVIEFVRGGDLMYHMQRQRRLPEEHARFYAAEISLALNFLHEKGIIYRDLKLDNVLLDHEGHIKLTDYGMCKEGIRPGDTTSTFCGTPNYIAPEILRGEDYGFSVDWWALGVLLYEMLAGRSPFDIAGASENPDQNTEDYLFQVILEKTIRIPRSLSVKAASVLKGFLNKNPADRLGCHRESAFMDIVNHPFFKVIDWEMIAQKEVQPPYIPTLDPGDPYMTTNFDVQFTREPAELTPDDPHVIDNIDQSEFEGFEYVNPLLMSLEDCV; encoded by the exons ATGATCATCTGGAGCGGCTTCTGTGAGGCGGCACAAATTTACAGCACCCAAACGGCCACTTTTATGAGTGGTGGCTTCTCGT TATTTCCGAATGTTCCTCAAGCGCCAGGCTTGTCCTGTGATGGCGAAGATC GCAGCATCTACAGACGAGGCGCACGTCGCTGGCGAAAATTATATCGCGTCAATGGACACATTTTCCAGGCCAAACGTTTTAATCGC cGTGCCTTCTGTGCGTATTGCCAGGATCGCATCTGGGGCCTGGGTCGTCAGGGTTTCAAGTGTATACAGTGCAAGCTGTTGGTGCACAAAAAGTGCCATAAGCTGGTGCAGAAGCACTGCACCGATCAGCCAGAGCCGCTGGTCAAGGAGCGTGCCGAGGAGGCCAGCGATCCGATGCCGGTGCCATTGCCACCGCTGCCGTACGAGGCGGTTGGCGGTGCTACCGATTCCTATGAGCCACACGAGCACGCCCACATTGTTGTGCCGCCACCGCCCGAAGATTCGATGGAGCCGGCCACCCAGCGCCAGTACTCGTTGAATGACTTTGAGCTGATACGCGTCATTGGACGCGGCAGCTATGCCAAGGTGCTAATGGTGGAGCTGAAACGCACGCGTCGCATCTATGCGATGAAGGTGATCAAAAAGGCGCTGGTCACCGATGACGAGGACATTGACTGGGTGCAGACCGAGAAGCATGTCTTTGAGACAGCCTCGAATCATCCCTTCCTGGTGGGGCTGCACTCTTGCTTCCAGACACCCTCGCGCCTCTTCTTTGTCATTGAGTTTGTGCGCGGCGGCGACTTGATGTACCACATGCAGAGGCAACGTCGTTTGCCGGAGGAGCACGCTCGCTTTTATGCAGCTGAGATTAGTTTGGCACTAAACTTTCTGCACGAGAAGGGCATCATCTATCGCGATCTGAAACTGGACAACGTGCTGCTGGATCATGAGGGCCACATAAAGCTAACGGATTACGGCATGTGCAAGGAGGGCATTCGTCCGGGTGACACCACCTCCACCTTCTGCGGCACACCCAACTATATAGCGCCTGAGATACTGCGTGGCGAGGATTATGGCTTCTCGGTGGACTGGTGGGCACTCGGTGTGCTTCTCTACGAGATGCTCGCTGGTCGCAGTCCCTTCGACATTGCCGGCGCTTCTGAAAATCCAGATCAG AACACCGAGGATTATCTATTCCAAGTGATTCTGGAGAAAACCATACGCATACCGCGTTCGTTGAGCGTCAAAGCTGCCTCCGTTCTCAAAGGATTCCTCAACAAGAATCCTGCCGATCGCCTGGGCTGCCATCGCGAATCTGCCTTCATGGATATTGTAAATCATCCGTTCTTCAAGGTTATTGATTGGGAAATG ATTGCACAAAAGGAGGTACAACCGCCTTATATACCAACCCTGGATCCTGGCGATCCTTATATGACAACAAACTTTGACGTTCAATTTACCAGAGAACCGGCTGAATTGACGCCAGACGATCC CCATGTCATTGATAATATCGATCAATCGGAATTCGAGGGCTTCGAGTATGTAAACCCCTTGCTTATGTCATTGGAGGATTGCGTCTGA
- the LOC138911306 gene encoding uncharacterized protein has protein sequence MEIVTETNQNVELLPAKSEVLAIGDPQEYSFMKTNPPQRDRANFHADCKRRLAELVLGNAADMRSDESSVDSFGAESIQINSGTRHIYLQCNQPVNGCMFWMRTYDSKSLLRAVKQKLSNENWISENTMEISLKSKHNNSQELSRIESRIYKIVSDYLSEQDARILQFLCCMQRQHRK, from the coding sequence ATGGAAATTGTAACAGAAACCAATCAAAACGTTGAGTTACTGCCAGCCAAATCAGAGGTCTTGGCTATTGGCGATCCACAAGAGTATTCCTTCATGAAAACAAATCCACCGCAACGTGATCGAGCTAACTTTCATGCTGACTGTAAAAGGCGCTTGGCGGAACTTGTCTTGGGTAATGCCGCAGATATGAGGAGTGATGAGAGCTCTGTGGATTCCTTCGGAGCCGAGAGTATTCAGATCAACAGTGGAACACGACATATTTACTTACAGTGCAACCAACCCGTCAACGGGTGCATGTTTTGGATGCGCACATATGATTCCAAGTCCCTGTTGCGGGCGGTCAAACAGAAACTAAGCAATGAAAACTGGATTTCGGAGAATACAATGGAAATATCCTTGAAATCGAAgcataacaatagccaggagcTGAGTAGAATCGAGAGTCGTATTTACAAAATAGTCTCCGATTACCTCTCGGAACAGGATGCGCGTATACTTCAATTTCTGTGCTGCATGCAGCGACAGCacaggaaataa
- the LOC6625878 gene encoding fas apoptotic inhibitory molecule 1 isoform X2: MFKLVGEDTFEIDQARCIIRVDPAPGFKYEYSLYIDGKPHAQYAEELTRLYRLWLCTCGTEQAGTTDASQEYRIMLKLDTLSLYVNDELREEMAVFVHGGTDTSFVLQDTQFVLQARSSGNKHDGIVHTLLVNGVPVPEAKIQQIMQEPVSILQTN; encoded by the exons ATGTTTAAGTTGGTTGGCGAGGATACGTTTGAAATCGATCAGGCGCGATGCATTATTCGCGTTGATCCCGCGCCCGGTTTCAAATATGAATACTCGCTGTACATAGATGGCAAGCCGCACGCTCAGTACGCCGAGGAGCTGACACGGCTATATCGCCTCTGGCTCTGCACATGCGGCACGGAGCAGGCTGGGACAACGGATGCGTCCCAGGAGTATCGCATCATGCTCAAGCTGGACACGCTCAGCTTGTATGTAAACGATGAGCTACGCGAGGAGATG GCCGTTTTTGTGCACGGCGGCACGGATACGAGCTTTGTGCTGCAGGACACACAATTTGTATTACAGGCACGCTCAAGCGGCAACAAACACGACGGCATCGTGCACACCCTGCTCGTTAACGGCGTGCCTGTGCCGGAAGCAAAGATACAGCAAATCATGCAGGAACCCGTCTCCATACTACAAACAAACTAA
- the Lap1 gene encoding protein lap1 has protein sequence MPLLSKCFPCFKFKREEVIDKLDYSNTPLQDAFPEVWQHERTLEELHLSNARLQTLPPQLFYCQGLRILQVNSNNLESIPQAIGSLRQLQHLDLNRNLIVNVPEEIKACKHLTHLDLSCNSLQRLPDAITSLISLQELLLNETYLEFLPANFGRLVNLRILEVRLNNLITLPKSMVRLVSLQRLDIGGNEFTELPEVVGELKSLRELWIDFNQIRRVAPNIGKLRELQHFEANGNLLDTLPNELSNWRNVEVLSICSNNLEAFPFSVGMLKSLVTFKCESNGLSELPDSISYLEQLEELVLSHNKLMRLPSTIGSLVKLRFLFADDNQLRQLPDELCSCSQLSVLSVANNQLSALPQNIGHLAKLKVLNVVNNYINALPVSMLSLVNLTSLWLSDNQSQPLVPLQYLDASSKTQLTCFMLPQVTFKMQAQQQQQVQDQYEFVYANHQQQPQHPSSPSRRICFAEEATILSAGSTNTNTSSAPQPAPSYSASYVTAPPTPEQLPAGSSVRLMRSPTPYPKELRQMAKYMRQAQAANAAASGSSEVREARVVVPNGQVAMPHCDNNQDAVDHATASAIYGVAPEAAHIYGVYQPAQQQATQEYYGLPLVNYEGHYQQLYVDANSLPLPTTHLSNGAEENYELQPLQQQPAAPPPRMEPPPYHIARVYTKKTPEDLTLYESMRQRKHQQQQEQQQQQQQQQPTTQPLYEQSNSYQDALNSNFKTTAIGAQLEELDYQNNINMEQLELQQQEQQQLELEDEQQQLQDADDTLSQNSLNSTATNNTSRTKKSTWIFGVHKNPTVKQVTLKWENSIGFDIAELLNQVGIFVSAITPNSNAARLLSLNDKLLEIDGYDLTNANLSDAKRVLLNCGTVINIMLSRK, from the exons ATGCCGCTGCTGTCCAAATGCTTTCCTTGCTTCAAATTTAAACGTGAAGAGGTCATCGACAAGCTGGACTACAGCAATACACCGCTCCAGGATGCCTTTCCCGAGGTGTGGCAGCACGAACGTACCCTCGAGGAGCTGCATCTGAGCAATGCGCGG CTACAAACACTGCCGCCGCAGCTGTTCTACTGCCAGGGATTGCGCATCCTTCAGGTGAACAGCAACAATCTGGAGAGCATACCGCAGGCCATTGGTTCGCTGCGTCAATTGCAACATCTCGATCTGAACCGCAATC TTATTGTCAATGTGCCGGAGGAGATTAAGGCGTGCAAACATCTAACCCACTTGGATCTTAGCTGCAACAGCCTGCAACGTTTGCCTGATGCGATTACGTCGCTTATTTCGCTGCAGGAGCTGCTGCTAAATGAAACATACCTGGAGTTTCTGCCTGCAAACTTTGGTCGTTTGGTCAACCTGCGAATTTTGGAGGTGCGCCTCAACAATCTCATAACGCTGCCCAAGTCGATGGTGCGTTTGGTTAGCCTGCAGCGGCTTGATATTGGCGGCAATGAGTTCACCGAGCTG CCAGAGGTCGTTGGAGAACTAAAGTCACTGCGCGAGCTGTGGatcgattttaatcaaattcgTCGTGTTGCGCCCAACATTGGCAAACTGCGCGAACTGCAACACTTTGAGGCCAATGGCAATTTGCTGGACACACTGCCTAATGAGCTAAGCAATTGGCGTAACGTGGAGGTCTTGTCAATCTGCTCCAATAATCTGGAGGCATTTCCATTTAGCGTGGGCATGCTTAAGTCGCTAGTCACGTTTAAGTGTGAGTCCAATGGGCTCAGCGAGCTGCCCGACAGCATAAGCTACCTGGAGCAGCTGGAAGAGCTGGTGCTGAGTCACAACAAGCTTATGCGCCTTCCCAGCACAATTGGATCGCTGGTCAAACTGCGCTTCCTCTTCGCCGACGACAATCAGCTGCGCCAGCTGCCCGACGAGCTCTGCAGCTGCAGTCAATTGAGTGTCTTAAGCGTGGCCAACAATCAGCTCTCAGCGTTGCCCCAAAATATAGGCCATTTAGCCAAACTGAAGGTGCTTAATGTAGTTAATAACTATATCAATGCCCTGCCCGTTTCCATGCTGAGCCTGGTAAATCTCACGTCTCTGTGGCTTAGCGACAATCAATCGCAGCCGCTGGTGCCACTTCAGTATTTGGATGCCAGCAGCAAGACGCAGCTCACGTGCTTTATGTTGCCGCAGGTGACGTTCAAGATGCAggcccagcagcaacagcaggtcCAGGACCAATACGAGTTTGTCTACGCGaatcatcaacagcagccacagcaccCGTCGAGCCCATCACGGCGCATATGCTTTGCCGAGGAGGCGACCATTCTGAGTGCGGGCAGTACCAACACTAACACCAGCAGCGCACCACAGCCCGCTCCAAGTTACTCCGCCAGCTATGTGACAGCTCCGCCCACTCCTGAGCAGCTGCCTGCCGGCAGCTCGGTGCGTTTGATGCGTTCACCCACGCCGTATCCAAAGGAGCTCCGCCAAATGGCCAAGTATATGCGTCAGGCGCAGGCGGCGAATGCGGCGGCATCGGGGTCCAGCGAGGTGCGAGAGGCGCGTGTCGTGGTGCCCAATGGCCAAGTGGCCATGCCACACTGTGATAACAATCAGGACGCTGTGGATCATGCCACGGCAAGTGCAATATATGGCGTTGCGCCCGAGGCGGCCCACATCTACGGTGTCTACCAGCCGGCACAGCAGCAGGCCACACAGGAATATTATGGTTTGCCGCTTGTCAACTACGAGGGGCACTACCAGCAACTCTATGTCGATGCCAACAGCTTGCCGCTGCCTACAACGCATTTGTCAAATGGAGCTGAAGAGAATTATGAGCTGCAACCGctacaacagcagccagcagcgcCTCCACCACGCATGGAACCGCCACCCTATCACATAGCACGCGTGTATACCAAGAAAACGCCCGAAGATCTCACGCTCTACGAGTCCATGCGACAGCGcaagcatcaacaacaacaagaacaacaacaacagcagcagcaacaacagccaacaacacAACCGCTCTACGAGCAGAGCAACAGCTACCAGGATGCGCTAAATAGCAACTTCAAAACAACGGCAATTGGTGCACAATTGGAGGAGCTGGACTACCAGAACAATATTAACATGGAGCAACTTGAATtgcagcaacaggagcagcagcagcttgagCTTGaagatgagcagcagcagttgcaggaTGCGGATGATACCTTATCGCAGAACTCATTGAATTCCACGGCCACCAACAATACATCCAGAACTAAAAAGTCAACCTGGATATTTGGTGTGCACAAAAATCCCACTGTCAAGCAGGTGACCCTCAAATGGGAAAACAGCATTGGCTTCGACATTGCCGAGCTGCTAAATCAG GTGGGCATCTTTGTTAGTGCTATCACGCCAAATTCAAATGCCGCGCGGCTGCTGAGCCTCAACGATAAGCTACTGGAGATCGACGGCTATGACCTGACCAATGCCAATCTGAGCGATGCCAAACGTGTCCTGCTTAACTGCGGCACAGTCATAAATATAATGCTGTCACGCAAGTGA
- the aPKC gene encoding atypical protein kinase C isoform X6 codes for MWLGKNPFIIFPNVPQAPGLSCDGEDRSIYRRGARRWRKLYRVNGHIFQAKRFNRRAFCAYCQDRIWGLGRQGFKCIQCKLLVHKKCHKLVQKHCTDQPEPLVKERAEEASDPMPVPLPPLPYEAVGGATDSYEPHEHAHIVVPPPPEDSMEPATQRQYSLNDFELIRVIGRGSYAKVLMVELKRTRRIYAMKVIKKALVTDDEDIDWVQTEKHVFETASNHPFLVGLHSCFQTPSRLFFVIEFVRGGDLMYHMQRQRRLPEEHARFYAAEISLALNFLHEKGIIYRDLKLDNVLLDHEGHIKLTDYGMCKEGIRPGDTTSTFCGTPNYIAPEILRGEDYGFSVDWWALGVLLYEMLAGRSPFDIAGASENPDQNTEDYLFQVILEKTIRIPRSLSVKAASVLKGFLNKNPADRLGCHRESAFMDIVNHPFFKVIDWEMLERKQVSPPFKPRLDSDRDLANFPIEFTGEPVQLTPDDDHVIDNIDQSEFEGFEYVNPLLMSLEDCV; via the exons ATGTGGCTGGGCAAAAATCCGTTTATAA TATTTCCGAATGTTCCTCAAGCGCCAGGCTTGTCCTGTGATGGCGAAGATC GCAGCATCTACAGACGAGGCGCACGTCGCTGGCGAAAATTATATCGCGTCAATGGACACATTTTCCAGGCCAAACGTTTTAATCGC cGTGCCTTCTGTGCGTATTGCCAGGATCGCATCTGGGGCCTGGGTCGTCAGGGTTTCAAGTGTATACAGTGCAAGCTGTTGGTGCACAAAAAGTGCCATAAGCTGGTGCAGAAGCACTGCACCGATCAGCCAGAGCCGCTGGTCAAGGAGCGTGCCGAGGAGGCCAGCGATCCGATGCCGGTGCCATTGCCACCGCTGCCGTACGAGGCGGTTGGCGGTGCTACCGATTCCTATGAGCCACACGAGCACGCCCACATTGTTGTGCCGCCACCGCCCGAAGATTCGATGGAGCCGGCCACCCAGCGCCAGTACTCGTTGAATGACTTTGAGCTGATACGCGTCATTGGACGCGGCAGCTATGCCAAGGTGCTAATGGTGGAGCTGAAACGCACGCGTCGCATCTATGCGATGAAGGTGATCAAAAAGGCGCTGGTCACCGATGACGAGGACATTGACTGGGTGCAGACCGAGAAGCATGTCTTTGAGACAGCCTCGAATCATCCCTTCCTGGTGGGGCTGCACTCTTGCTTCCAGACACCCTCGCGCCTCTTCTTTGTCATTGAGTTTGTGCGCGGCGGCGACTTGATGTACCACATGCAGAGGCAACGTCGTTTGCCGGAGGAGCACGCTCGCTTTTATGCAGCTGAGATTAGTTTGGCACTAAACTTTCTGCACGAGAAGGGCATCATCTATCGCGATCTGAAACTGGACAACGTGCTGCTGGATCATGAGGGCCACATAAAGCTAACGGATTACGGCATGTGCAAGGAGGGCATTCGTCCGGGTGACACCACCTCCACCTTCTGCGGCACACCCAACTATATAGCGCCTGAGATACTGCGTGGCGAGGATTATGGCTTCTCGGTGGACTGGTGGGCACTCGGTGTGCTTCTCTACGAGATGCTCGCTGGTCGCAGTCCCTTCGACATTGCCGGCGCTTCTGAAAATCCAGATCAG AACACCGAGGATTATCTATTCCAAGTGATTCTGGAGAAAACCATACGCATACCGCGTTCGTTGAGCGTCAAAGCTGCCTCCGTTCTCAAAGGATTCCTCAACAAGAATCCTGCCGATCGCCTGGGCTGCCATCGCGAATCTGCCTTCATGGATATTGTAAATCATCCGTTCTTCAAGGTTATTGATTGGGAAATG CTCGAACGCAAACAGGTTTCGCCTCCATTCAAGCCACGCTTAGACTCAGATCGCGATCTGGCTAATTTCCCGATCGAGTTTACCGGGGAACCGGTGCAGCTGACACCAGATGATGA CCATGTCATTGATAATATCGATCAATCGGAATTCGAGGGCTTCGAGTATGTAAACCCCTTGCTTATGTCATTGGAGGATTGCGTCTGA
- the aPKC gene encoding atypical protein kinase C isoform X8, which yields MIIWSGFCEAAQIYSTQTATFMSGGFSLFPNVPQAPGLSCDGEDRSIYRRGARRWRKLYRVNGHIFQAKRFNRRAFCAYCQDRIWGLGRQGFKCIQCKLLVHKKCHKLVQKHCTDQPEPLVKERAEEASDPMPVPLPPLPYEAVGGATDSYEPHEHAHIVVPPPPEDSMEPATQRQYSLNDFELIRVIGRGSYAKVLMVELKRTRRIYAMKVIKKALVTDDEDIDWVQTEKHVFETASNHPFLVGLHSCFQTPSRLFFVIEFVRGGDLMYHMQRQRRLPEEHARFYAAEISLALNFLHEKGIIYRDLKLDNVLLDHEGHIKLTDYGMCKEGIRPGDTTSTFCGTPNYIAPEILRGEDYGFSVDWWALGVLLYEMLAGRSPFDIAGASENPDQNTEDYLFQVILEKTIRIPRSLSVKAASVLKGFLNKNPADRLGCHRESAFMDIVNHPFFKVIDWEMLERKQVSPPFKPRLDSDRDLANFPIEFTGEPVQLTPDDDHVIDNIDQSEFEGFEYVNPLLMSLEDCV from the exons ATGATCATCTGGAGCGGCTTCTGTGAGGCGGCACAAATTTACAGCACCCAAACGGCCACTTTTATGAGTGGTGGCTTCTCGT TATTTCCGAATGTTCCTCAAGCGCCAGGCTTGTCCTGTGATGGCGAAGATC GCAGCATCTACAGACGAGGCGCACGTCGCTGGCGAAAATTATATCGCGTCAATGGACACATTTTCCAGGCCAAACGTTTTAATCGC cGTGCCTTCTGTGCGTATTGCCAGGATCGCATCTGGGGCCTGGGTCGTCAGGGTTTCAAGTGTATACAGTGCAAGCTGTTGGTGCACAAAAAGTGCCATAAGCTGGTGCAGAAGCACTGCACCGATCAGCCAGAGCCGCTGGTCAAGGAGCGTGCCGAGGAGGCCAGCGATCCGATGCCGGTGCCATTGCCACCGCTGCCGTACGAGGCGGTTGGCGGTGCTACCGATTCCTATGAGCCACACGAGCACGCCCACATTGTTGTGCCGCCACCGCCCGAAGATTCGATGGAGCCGGCCACCCAGCGCCAGTACTCGTTGAATGACTTTGAGCTGATACGCGTCATTGGACGCGGCAGCTATGCCAAGGTGCTAATGGTGGAGCTGAAACGCACGCGTCGCATCTATGCGATGAAGGTGATCAAAAAGGCGCTGGTCACCGATGACGAGGACATTGACTGGGTGCAGACCGAGAAGCATGTCTTTGAGACAGCCTCGAATCATCCCTTCCTGGTGGGGCTGCACTCTTGCTTCCAGACACCCTCGCGCCTCTTCTTTGTCATTGAGTTTGTGCGCGGCGGCGACTTGATGTACCACATGCAGAGGCAACGTCGTTTGCCGGAGGAGCACGCTCGCTTTTATGCAGCTGAGATTAGTTTGGCACTAAACTTTCTGCACGAGAAGGGCATCATCTATCGCGATCTGAAACTGGACAACGTGCTGCTGGATCATGAGGGCCACATAAAGCTAACGGATTACGGCATGTGCAAGGAGGGCATTCGTCCGGGTGACACCACCTCCACCTTCTGCGGCACACCCAACTATATAGCGCCTGAGATACTGCGTGGCGAGGATTATGGCTTCTCGGTGGACTGGTGGGCACTCGGTGTGCTTCTCTACGAGATGCTCGCTGGTCGCAGTCCCTTCGACATTGCCGGCGCTTCTGAAAATCCAGATCAG AACACCGAGGATTATCTATTCCAAGTGATTCTGGAGAAAACCATACGCATACCGCGTTCGTTGAGCGTCAAAGCTGCCTCCGTTCTCAAAGGATTCCTCAACAAGAATCCTGCCGATCGCCTGGGCTGCCATCGCGAATCTGCCTTCATGGATATTGTAAATCATCCGTTCTTCAAGGTTATTGATTGGGAAATG CTCGAACGCAAACAGGTTTCGCCTCCATTCAAGCCACGCTTAGACTCAGATCGCGATCTGGCTAATTTCCCGATCGAGTTTACCGGGGAACCGGTGCAGCTGACACCAGATGATGA CCATGTCATTGATAATATCGATCAATCGGAATTCGAGGGCTTCGAGTATGTAAACCCCTTGCTTATGTCATTGGAGGATTGCGTCTGA